TTTCCGCCGCTCGTTCGTTCGCGAAGGCGTAGCTGCCCGCCGAATCGATCACGACGGTGCTGACCGGGTTCACGTCGAACACCCGCCGAGCCAGATCCTCGGGCGGGGTTCGGACAAACTTGTCTTCTTGGAGGTCGACCGACTCCTCGGTCTCGTCGTTCTCGGCGGACTCCGTCACCGTCCCATCGCCCCGTACGGTCGGACGCTTCCTCGACCTCGGCTGTCCCTCTCGCCGGAACGGTCGCGGTCACGCCGGTCACCGCCGAACAGTCGCGCGCGCTCGCCCCCTTTCGACGGCGTCTCGGCGAATTGACGCTGCTCCATACGAGTGAGAAGAGACCAACGAATAAATGGGATTCTATCGGGGGGTCGTCACGCACGCGTGGGTCGCTGCTTCGCCTCGGGAAAGATGCTCTCCGGGAGGTACGCGGAGACGACCCAGTTCGGCGCGTTGACGGCCTCGTTGATCTTCAGGTCGACGGCCGCCGAACACAGCATGTAGGCGTCGTCGCGCTCGAGTCCACGCTCGTTCTGGAGGTGGTCGACCATGCTCCGGACGGCTCGTCTGGTCGCCGTCATCAGGTCGTCGGCGATGCCCGTTGTCCCGTACATCGGCTCGTCTCGACCGGTCGGGGTGAACGGGCCCGCGGTCTCGAACTGGGGCCGGTCGATCGAGCGGTCCGAGCGCAGGCCGAACCGGCAGGTGACGGTCATCGGCGCTTCGATGCCGGTCCCGCAGACCTCGCCGTCCCCCTGTGCGGCGTGGCAGTCCCCGATGCTGAACAGGGCGTCCTCGACCGCGACGGGAAGATAGACCCTCGAGCCCGCCGTGAGCTGCTTGACGTCTATGTTCCCGCCGACGTCCCGCGGCGGAAACGTTCCGTGGGGGCCGTCCTCGGCGGGCGCGACGCCGACGATGCCGGGGAACGGATTCAGCGGTACCTCGATCCCGTCCACGAAGTGGCCGATGTCGCCCTCGAGATCCCAGACGTGCAACGCCGGGTCGGGGAACTCGTCGGCCAACACGCCGAGCTCCGCCGATCCCGGGAGGACCAGCGTGTAGCCGACGCCCTCGTGTTCGACCTTGAGCAGTTCGACCGCGAGGACGTCGCCCGGTCGGGCGCCCTCGACCGCGATGGGGCCGGTCAGCGCGTGGATCGGATCGATGTCGAGCGCGGCGACGTCCGCCGCCGTCGACGTCGGGCTGAGCTGTCCGTTCGTCGCGTCCCGACACGAAATCCGGACGACGTCCCCCGGTTCGACCGTTAGAGCCGGCTTGCGTCCGTTGTCCCAGTCGCTGTGAACGGTGTCGTCGTCGGCGTCGATCCGATGGTCTACTGCGATCTCTTCGGCTTCCATTATGATACTCGGTACGACATCATGGGATAAAACGGTATCTCGCCGGTAGCGGCGTCAAATCTCGATTTCCGATCGAGACGGCAAACGCGGTCGACGCCGCGTTACAGCTCGTCGAACTCGAGGTCGCCTTCTCGGATCGCCGACAGCGTCTCCGCGAGGTCGTCAACGGGCAGCCGCTTCTGGTCGGTCGTGTCCCGCTCGCGGACGGTGACGGTCGTCTCCTCGTTCTCGACGGTCTCGTAGTCGACGGTCACGCAGAACGGCGTGCCGACTTCGTCCTGCCGGCGGTAGCGCCGGCCGATGTTGCCCGAGTCGTCGTACGTGACCGAGAGGCCGACCTCGCGCAGGTCCGCGACGATCTCGTTCGCCTGCGCCTCGAGTTCGTCGTCGTTCTGTAAGGGGAAGACGCCGACGAAGGTGGGCGCGACTTCCGGCTCGAGTTCGAGATACGTTCGCTCCTCGTCGGCGACCTCGTCCTCGCGGTAGGCGT
This genomic window from Haloterrigena salifodinae contains:
- a CDS encoding acetamidase/formamidase family protein, producing the protein MEAEEIAVDHRIDADDDTVHSDWDNGRKPALTVEPGDVVRISCRDATNGQLSPTSTAADVAALDIDPIHALTGPIAVEGARPGDVLAVELLKVEHEGVGYTLVLPGSAELGVLADEFPDPALHVWDLEGDIGHFVDGIEVPLNPFPGIVGVAPAEDGPHGTFPPRDVGGNIDVKQLTAGSRVYLPVAVEDALFSIGDCHAAQGDGEVCGTGIEAPMTVTCRFGLRSDRSIDRPQFETAGPFTPTGRDEPMYGTTGIADDLMTATRRAVRSMVDHLQNERGLERDDAYMLCSAAVDLKINEAVNAPNWVVSAYLPESIFPEAKQRPTRA